A genome region from Penaeus chinensis breed Huanghai No. 1 chromosome 15, ASM1920278v2, whole genome shotgun sequence includes the following:
- the LOC125032876 gene encoding casein kinase I-like: MNDIVYKATAAARIVIFEPNFIRATSLASSSAEGSQAKRKPKGKEIRLGKGTYGRVVRVSYKGKECALKLAAPGSKVVFEHEMEMLRRLQGAGGAPLPLAYSEDPSCLLMTYLGKECLADVLSAQRSLKQLLQVSVKLAEAVAAVHAAGIVHCDLKPTNVMVQLRGAAGAPSVHIIDFGLALPLGQCHPESNKGR; encoded by the exons ATGAATGACAt AGTATATAAGGCGACGGCAGCCGCCAGAATCGTCATTTTTGAGCCTAACTTCATAAGAGCAACATCTCTCGCAAGTAGCTCTGCAGAAGGAAGCCAAGCTAAGCGGAAGCCT aaggggaaggagatccGCCTCGGGAAGGGCACGTACGGGCGCGTGGTGCGCGTGAGCTACAAGGGCAAGGAGTGCGCCCTCAAGCTGGCCGCTCCCGGCTCCAAGGTGGTGTTCGAGCACGAGATGGAGATGCTGAGGCGGCTGCAGGGCGCGGGGGGAGCGCCCCTGCCCTTGGCGTACAGTGAGGACCCGTCGTGCCTCCTGATGACGTACCTGGGCAAGGAGTGCCTGGCCGACGTCCTGAGTGCGCAGCGCAGCCTGAAGCAGCTCCTGCAGGTCAGCGTGAAGCTGGCGGAGGCCGTGGCGGCCGTGCACGCCGCCGGCATCGTGCACTGCGACCTGAAGCCCACCAACGTGATGGTGCAGCTGCGCGGCGCAGCAGGAGCGCCGTCGGTGCACATCATCGACTTCGGGCTGGCACTGCCGCTGGGCCAGTGCCATCCCGAGAGCAACAAAGGCCGGTAG